Part of the Woronichinia naegeliana WA131 genome, GTTGAGCCTCCATTGATCATTTTAGAAATTGACTTTTGTTAATAATAGGTTTGAGGATACGAACAAAAGAAAATCAGTTTGTACGCATCCCCCAATCCTAAGACGTTTTTGTTTTTGTAGAACGCTTAGTCGTCGTTGTCTTCTTAGCCGTAGCAGCCTTAGTTGTCGTCGTTGTCTTAGCAGTAGTCGAACTCGCTTTTTTAGCCGTTTTTTTCGTACCCTCCTTAGCCGCTAAAGCAGGTAAAGCCTTTTCTAATGTCATTGTTTCCAACGTCTCACCCTCCGGCAAACTGGCATTCACCTTGCCATGCTTCACATACTGACCGTAGGGGCCATCATAAATATTGACCGGTTCGTTGTCCTGGGGATGCACTCCCAACTCTTTTAACGGAGCCTTGGTGCTGCCCTTGCTACCGCCGCGCCCCTTTTTCGGTTCCGCCAATAATTCTAAGGCTCGCTCTAGATTGATCGTCAATACATCATCGCCAGCCTTGAGCGAACGATACTCCTTGCTTTCTTTGCCCTGATCATGGACAACGTAGGGGCCAAAACGCCCTAAACTAGCCTGAATTTTCGCACCTGTTTCGGGATGCTGTCCCAATGTACGCGGTAAGGCCAATAAACCTACAGCCATTTCGAGGGTGACATCTTCAGGTTTAACACCTTTGGGTAAAGAAGCCCGTTTCGGTTTTTTATTGGTTTCACTAACATCTCCTAACTGCACATAGGGGCCATAGGTTCCCAAAAGAAGATAGATCGGTTCATTGCTATCTGGATGTGTACCAATCTGATCAGGGCCTTCCAATTTTTGCTTGAGTAGAATCTCAACCTGTTCGGGACTTAGATCGGCGGGGGTTAAATCGGCGGGAATGGAAGCGGTGACAATTTCTTCGCCCTGGGGAATTTCAATATAGGGGCCAAACTTACCAATTTTAACCTTGGCCGCCAGATTTTCCAAAATCACTGCCTTGGCGGAACTAGGATCAATCTGACTTTCGCGCACTTTAACCTGATTTTCCAGACCTTCATCTCCCAGGAAAAAACCCTGCAAATAAGGCAACCATTTGGTTTCCCCTGTGGCAATTTCATCCAGGGTCTGTTCCATGCGCGAGGTAAAACCCGTATCCACAAGATCGGGAAAGTGTGCCTCTAATAAACTGACCACTGCAAAGGCTGTAAAGGTAGGAACCAAGGCTTTACCCCGCATCTGGGCATAGCCGCGATCCATAATTGTCCCAATAATACTGGCATAGGTACTGGGACGACCAACTCCTTCACTTTCCAAGGTTTTTACCAAAGAGGCTTCGGTATAACGGGCCGGGGGTTGGGTTTCGTGACCGACTTCTTCAATATTTTTACAATCAGGGCGATCGCCTTTTTTCAACGCAGGCAAGATCACCTCTTGACTATCGAGAGCCGCATCAGGATCATCGGAACCTTCCACATAGGCCCGGAAAAAACCAGGAAAATCAATGCGTTTTCCCGATGAACGAAATTCTGTATCTTCAACTTTGAGGGTGACACTGATTTGAGTAACTCGTGCTTCGGCCATTTGACAAGCCACTGTCCGTTTCCAGATCAGATCGTAGAGAGCTAATTCCTGACCATTTAACCCTGTTCGGTTGGGAATCCGAAACTCTGTTCCAGCCGGACGAATGGCCTCGTGGGCTTCCTGCGCTCCCTTGCTTTTGGTTGTAAATTGGCGAGGCTGAGGACTTAAATACTCTCTGCCATACATCTGCTCCACACAACTACGAGAAGCAGCGATCGCCTGGTCAGAGAGATGCACCGAATCCGTCCGCATATAGGTAATAAAACCCTCTTCATAGAGCTTTTGGGCCACGCGCATAGTGTCCCGTGCCGAAATTCCCAGTTTACGGTTGGATTCCTGTTGCAGGGTGGAAGTGGTAAAGGGAGGTGAAGGCTTGCGATTGGTAGGTCGTTCCTCTGTATTGGTTACTTGCCAGGGTTTATCGGTTAATCGTTCTTTAAGGGCGATCGCCTCGGCCTCATTGAGCAAAACCACATCCCGACCTGGAATTAACTGCCCCGTATTGTCATCAAAATCGCTACCAGTGGCGACTCGTTTACCGGCAATGGTGATTAATTTACTTTCAAAGGGACTTTTTGCCTGCTCTAGCAAAGCTTTTAAATCCCAATAACCGGCTTCCTTAAAGGCTCGTCTTAACCGTTCCCGTTGCACCAGCAGTCGTACCGCCACCGACTGTACCCGACCCGCCGATAATCCCCAGGCAATCTTTTTCCA contains:
- the topA gene encoding type I DNA topoisomerase; this encodes MSKLVIVESPTKARTIRNYLPQDYRVEASMGHVRDLPASAEEIPAEFKEKPWANLGVDVESDFEPLYVIPKSKKKIVKELQAALKQADEIILATDEDREGESISWHLAQLLKPKVPIKRMVFHEITQEAIQQALRNCRNINENLVHAQETRRILDRLVGYTLSPLLWKKIAWGLSAGRVQSVAVRLLVQRERLRRAFKEAGYWDLKALLEQAKSPFESKLITIAGKRVATGSDFDDNTGQLIPGRDVVLLNEAEAIALKERLTDKPWQVTNTEERPTNRKPSPPFTTSTLQQESNRKLGISARDTMRVAQKLYEEGFITYMRTDSVHLSDQAIAASRSCVEQMYGREYLSPQPRQFTTKSKGAQEAHEAIRPAGTEFRIPNRTGLNGQELALYDLIWKRTVACQMAEARVTQISVTLKVEDTEFRSSGKRIDFPGFFRAYVEGSDDPDAALDSQEVILPALKKGDRPDCKNIEEVGHETQPPARYTEASLVKTLESEGVGRPSTYASIIGTIMDRGYAQMRGKALVPTFTAFAVVSLLEAHFPDLVDTGFTSRMEQTLDEIATGETKWLPYLQGFFLGDEGLENQVKVRESQIDPSSAKAVILENLAAKVKIGKFGPYIEIPQGEEIVTASIPADLTPADLSPEQVEILLKQKLEGPDQIGTHPDSNEPIYLLLGTYGPYVQLGDVSETNKKPKRASLPKGVKPEDVTLEMAVGLLALPRTLGQHPETGAKIQASLGRFGPYVVHDQGKESKEYRSLKAGDDVLTINLERALELLAEPKKGRGGSKGSTKAPLKELGVHPQDNEPVNIYDGPYGQYVKHGKVNASLPEGETLETMTLEKALPALAAKEGTKKTAKKASSTTAKTTTTTKAATAKKTTTTKRSTKTKTS